One Arvicanthis niloticus isolate mArvNil1 chromosome 13, mArvNil1.pat.X, whole genome shotgun sequence genomic window carries:
- the C1qtnf6 gene encoding complement C1q tumor necrosis factor-related protein 6 — protein sequence MRVIMGTANLGSLWAIFLLPLVFGVPTEEPTFGESVASHLPKGCQRCCDPEDQLSSDDAVHASVPPYILPEVRPYINITILKGDKGDRGPSGTPGKPGKNGTRGDRGSQGIKGDKGQAGSPGSSCQTHYSAFSVGRKTGLHSSENFLSVLFDRVFVNTDGHFDMATGRFVAPLRGLYFFSLNVHSWNYKETYVHIVHNEQAVVILYAQPSERSIMQSQSVMLPLVPGDYVWVRLFKRERENGIYSDDVDTYITFSGHLIKAEDN from the exons GTCATCATGGGGACAGCCAATCTGGGGTCCCTCTGGGCAATATTCCTGCTTCCTCTTGTGTTTGGGGTCCCCACAGAGGAGCCTACCTTTGGGGAATCTgtggcctcccatctccccaaaGGCTGTCAACGATGCTGTGACCCTGAGGATCAGCTGTCCTCTGACGACGCGGTCCACGCCTCTGTTCCCCCCTATATCCTGCCTGAGGTCAGGCCGTACATCAACATTACCATCCTGAAGG GTGACAAAGGGGACAGAGGTCCTTCAGGAACACCAGGGAAGCCAGGCAAGAATGGTACCCGAGGAGACCGTGGCTCTCAGGGTATCAAAGGTGACAAGGGGCAGGCAGGTAGCCCTGGCAGCTCGTGCCAGACGCATTACTCGGCCTTCTCTGTGGGCCGCAAGACTGGTTTGCACAGTAGTGAGAACTTCCTCTCAGTGCTGTTCGACAGGGTCTTCGTGAACACGGATGGTCACTTCGACATGGCCACTGGCCGCTTTGTGGCTCCCCTGCGTGGCCTCTACTTCTTCAGCCTCAATGTGCACAGCTGGAATTACAAGGAGACCTACGTGCACATCGTCCACAACGAGCAGGCGGTGGTGATTCTGTACGCACAGCCCAGTGAGCGAAGCATCATGCAGAGCCAGAGCGTGATGCTGCCTCTGGTGCCGGGTGACTACGTGTGGGTGCGTCTCTTCAAGCGGGAGCGGGAGAATGGCATCTACAGTGATGACGTGGACACGTACATCACCTTCAGCGGCCACCTGATCAAGGCAGAGGACAACTGA